The DNA window GGCCACACGCAGAATCTCGTCCCGAAACACCCGGTCAACGCGACGATCGTCGACGTCACCGGCTCGATCCTGCCGGCCGAGATCGCCGAAATAACCGGTCAGGCGTGGCCGTTCCTGCTCGTAAAGCTCGCGGCAGCCGTCGTCGTCATCTGGATCTTCAACGAGGAGGTCTTCGACGAGAGTCCACGGTACGCCATCCTGCTTATGATCACCGTCGTCGCCGTCGGTCTCGGCCCCGGAACGCGTGACATGCTCCGGGCGACGTTCGGCGTCTAGGCGACTCTCCGGTTTTGTCGCTCAGTTCGCACCGGTAGCCGCGAAGAAAAAAGCTATCAGCGGTAGCGAACGTGCACATTCTTGTCAATGGATTCACGCCTATTGCTGGTCCTCGCGCTCCTCGTTGCCGCCCTCCTCCCCGCGAGCTTTCTCGTTGCGCCGGACCTCTACGTCGAGCCGACCGAGACCGAGCGGTACGCGATCACCCACGAATCGACGACCTCGTTCGACGCGACGATCGACGACACCGACCTCGAGGAGGCTGACGCAACTACGGTCGGCGATCTCCCCCCAGTGGCGCAGCAAGCGTTCACCGAGATGCGAGACGAGTACGAACGATCGACAGCGAATTCCGGATGGCACGAGACCGCAATCGTCGTCTGCCCCGACTCGTCGCTTACCTGTCCTGCGTACGACGAATCCGTTCGGACCGAGTTCCCATCGGACGCCTACGAGTATCCCGGCGGCGCAACGAGTAACACCTACTCGCTGCTCGAGGCCGACGGTGAACGCTATCTCGTCGAAACGAAGTACGGCTACGGGCTCGGATTTGGCGCGCTGATCGTGCTGCCGCTGGTGTTTCTAGGTGTCGTGCTGTACGGCCTTTCCCTCGGAACCCTCGCGCTGTCCTATCGCGAGACTCATCCCTACAGCGTGTTCGGCTGTACGGGCATCGGACTGATCGTTCTCGCGCTTCCACATGTATGGATCGGCCTGGGTGCCAGTGGCGTGGTGTTTCACTACGTTCTCGTGCTCCTGCTCGCCGGTTTCGTCGGCTCCACACTGGCGATCTTCGTCAGTTCTCGCCGCAACCGTCGGTCTCGGTCCTAGTACTATCTCGAGAGTAGTACTGCATCGGCCGCTACTCGAGACGACTGACTGTCTACGTTCGAACGATTCGAGTCGATGCGATCTCCGGACGAGAGTGTTTCAGAACGCGAGTGGCTCGACACCACGATCGCCTTCGTACGGTAGTGTCAGTCGTCCATGCGCCAGGTATCCGCTTGCTCCCAGAGTTCGTCGAAACTCTCCGCGAGTTCGCGGGCGGTCTCGTCCTCGCGGAAGTTGACGACCGCGAGCAGTTCGTCGGGTGCTGCGGGGTTGACGACCTCGAGACAAACTTCCGAGCCGTCCAGCACGATGAATCGTTGCTCGGGGATCCGTTCCGCTTCTCGGGCCTCCATCCCGGTGGCGACGAGGTCGTCGATCCGGTCGGCTGCATGTTCGAAGTTCGTCGCCAGGAGGCGGACCGAGATATCTATCTCGAGAAGGTCTCGCAGTCGGTCAGCGAACACGGTTTCGAACTCGGGACTGACGTCGACCGTGTCCGCAGCAATCCGGATCGAGTCGTCGGCTGCGGCGAACCGCTCGAGCAACAGATCCCGGGCCGCGTCCTCGTGAAGCGCACTCGTGGTGAACCCGCCTTTCGTGTCGTCTTCGGTAATCCCCGAAAGTGCGTCGGCTGCGGCCGAAGCTGTCCGTTCGTAGGCTGTTTGCTGTTCCTCGAGTTCTTCGACTCGGCGATCCAGGAGTCGGTCGACGGCTTCGTCGGGTTCGACGTGGACGTAGGTTCGGGGGCGTCCGTCGTCTGCTCTGGCTAGCGAGCGGTCGACTAGCGAGTTCAGCACGTCGTACACCCGTCCCTGGGGGACGTCTGATTCTGCGGCGACCTCGTCGGCAGTCATCGCCCCACCCCGTGTGAGTTCCACGTAGGCTCTCGCCTCGTAGTTCGAGAGCCCGAGTTCAGCGAGTAGATCGGCGTGTTCGTCCATACAAAGCAATTGTGGGGAAGAAACAACAAGCTTGTGGTTTGTAATAGAAAGGTTGATATGTGGTCTCCGGAAACGGTCACGTAATGAAACGGAACCGAATCGTCGCGTTCACAGTCGTCTTGCTGGCGGTGACTAGTCTCCCTCTAATCGGTTCCACTGCCGCGTCGAGTACACCAAGTTTCGATGTCTACACTCCTGAGAACATCGTCGAACCGGGCGAAGAAACGAATCTCGAACTCGAGATACGTAACGGGGCGTCGACCGAAGACGATGACGGACTCGGCGACACGCCGATGACCGAGGCCCGTGACGTGACCGTCGAACTCGAGAGCGAGGACGCGCCGATCGAGGTGAAGACGGGTGAGTCGCCACTTCCCACGATGTCCGCCCAGACGCTCTTCTCGGAGTCGTTCACGATCGCAGTCGACGAGGACGCCGAGGCGGGAACGTACGAACTCGAGGCCGAAATCGACTATACCTACACGAGACAGAACGGGCAAGAGCATACGACGTCCACGACCGAAACCGTCGAGGTCATCGTCGAGGAACGAGCGCGGTTCGACGCCATCGACGTCCAGTCCGACCTCGTGGTCGGCGACCGCGGACTGG is part of the Natronobacterium texcoconense genome and encodes:
- a CDS encoding TrmB family transcriptional regulator, with product MDEHADLLAELGLSNYEARAYVELTRGGAMTADEVAAESDVPQGRVYDVLNSLVDRSLARADDGRPRTYVHVEPDEAVDRLLDRRVEELEEQQTAYERTASAAADALSGITEDDTKGGFTTSALHEDAARDLLLERFAAADDSIRIAADTVDVSPEFETVFADRLRDLLEIDISVRLLATNFEHAADRIDDLVATGMEAREAERIPEQRFIVLDGSEVCLEVVNPAAPDELLAVVNFREDETARELAESFDELWEQADTWRMDD